Proteins from a genomic interval of Mustela lutreola isolate mMusLut2 chromosome 4, mMusLut2.pri, whole genome shotgun sequence:
- the PLAC9 gene encoding placenta-specific protein 9 — MRPLLCALAGLALLCAAAAEPFVPSRGEPAWNTGCDRHMAVHDRLDVIEETVEKTVEHLETELKSLLGQLEALAWNLPPGPSGPTPDLLGDDGFGAPEPELPSSWK; from the exons ATGCGGCCCCTGCTCTGCGCGCTGGCCGGGCTCGCTCTGCTCTGCGCTGCCG CTGCTGAGCCCTTTGTGCCCTCCCGTGGAGAACCGGCCTGGAACACAGGGTGTGACAGACACATGGCTGTCCACGACCGTTTAGACGTCATAGAGGAG ACGGTGGAGAAGACGGTGGAGCACCTGGAGACGGAACTGAAAAGCTTGCTGGGCCAGCTGGAGGCGCTGGCCTGGAACCTTCCCCCAGGGCCCTCTGGCCCCACCCCCGACCTCCTCGGAGATG ATGGCTTTGGAGCCCCCGAGCCTGAGCTGCCCAGCAGCTGGAAGTGA